A window of Cupriavidus pauculus genomic DNA:
ATGTAAAAGCGTAGCACCACGCCGATCAATGCCGGAATGCCGGTGACCAGGAAGATCACGCGCCATGCCTGATCGCCATACGAAAGCGCCGCCAGCGCCAGCAGCGCCAGGCAGATGGTGCCGACGGCCCAGAACGATTCCAGCAGCACCAGCCATCGGCCACGTCGGTCGCTGGGCAGGAACTCGGCCATCATCGTGTAGTCGACGGGCAGCGTGCCACCTACGCCGATGCCGGTGAGGAAGCGCAGGGCCAGCAGCCAGGTCAGTTCCGGGGCAAACGCCGATGCCACACCGCACACGGCATCGATGACCACGGCCATCATCAGAACGGGCCGGCGGCCGATGCGATCGGCCAGGCGTCCGAAGAAGAACGCGCCGATCAGCATGCCCACGAAGAAGAACGTGCCGGTCTGCAGCGCCTGGGGCACGGTGATGCCGAACGTCTTGGCAATGGACGGTGCGCTGAAGCCGATCGACAGGACCTGCATCGCGTCGGCCAGCCATACCAAGCCGAAGATCACGAAGAGCCGATACTGGAACTTGCCCACGCCTGCGGCCTGGATGCCGCTTTCCAGCGATGCTTGGCCTGCCGTGCCGGCGGCGCCATGGCGGGCGCTCAGGCCGAGGCGGTCAACGCGCACGTCCTCGCGGTAAATGTCAGGCGTTGCGGCCGCCACGGGGGGCAGGGCAGCCGCAGAGTCTTGATACGGGGATTGCATTGTCGCTCCTTATGGCGTGTTCGCCGTGGTTTGTCTACCCGAGATCTGGCCGTGCCGGGCGGCATTGCTGGGGTCGCAAGGTCCGCGCCAGCCGAATGGCGATCGATTGCTATCGATTCTGTGTACTGCTGGTCAACTTCAGGCACATTGGCAGCGCGCCGCCGCCTGTTTCCGGTGCGTGCGGCCGCCTTGTGCCGGACATCGGCACTGATGTAGTGAGCGCTACATTAGTGCTTGGGCTGCTGCCTTATCCTGGCGACCGTCGCTTCCACGTCGTGCCATGCCGGCTGGCCCGGCGCGAAACGCTGGCGCAGGTAATGCAAGAGTTCGGTTACCTGGGCATCGTCGAAGCTGTCCGCGAACCCTGGCATGTAGCCAATGCCCGACTGCGGCGGCGTGTCGCTGCCGTGCAGCACCGCTTGGATCACGTTGTCCGGGCGCACACTGTGTAGGTTGCTATTGAGCGCCAGCGATGGCTTCACGCCGAACTGCGGCACACCGGCATTGCCCTGGTGGCACACCGCGCAGGCGCTCTGGTAAAGACGGTCGGTCGCGCCCGATAGCCGGAGCGCCGCCGCATCGCTGCGCGCCTCAACGGTCGCCACGTCCGGAGCGTCGGGCGCCGGTGGCTGGAACGACGCTACATAGTGGGCAATCGCGCGCACATCGCTGGCAGGCAGTTCGCGCAAGCTCTCGACCACCGGTGCCATCGGCCCGGCCGCTGCGCCGTGGCGGGCGGCATAGCCAGTGCGCAGGTACTGGAATAGGTCGTCTTCCGTCCACGGCACTGGCGACTTCGACAGCGCGGTCAACGCCGGCGCTTCCCACCCTTCGGCCTCGCCGCCGGTCAAGTACGCCTTGCCGCCTTTCTCGGCGCCCAGCGCGTTGCGTGGCGAATGGCATGCGCCGCAATGCCCCAGCCCCTCGGCCAGATATGCGCCGCGATTCCACAACGCAGACCGGCTGGCATCAGGCTCGTACGGCGCATTACGGTGGAACAGCGCATTCCAACCGGCCAGCGCGGGGCGGAGATTAAATGGGAACGCGAGTTGCGTCTCGGGCGGGCGCGACGCCACTGGCTCGGTCGACATCAGGTAGGCGTAGAGCGCCTGCATGTCGGAATCGCTCACCTTGGCAAACGCGGTGTACGGGAAGGCCGGATAGAGGCGCCGGCCATCCCGATGGATACCCTCGCGCATGGCGCGCTCAAACGCGGCGTACGACCAGTTGCCGATGCCGGTTTCGACATCGGGCGTGATGTTGGTGCTGTAGACCGTGCCGAACGGTGTTTCCAGTCCCAGTCCGCCGGCGTTGCGGGCACCGCCTGGGACGGTATGGCACACCGCGCAATCGCCGGCTGCGGCTACCAGCCGACCGCGTTCGATGGTGGCGGCCGAATAGAAGCCGGGGCCGGTGGGCGCCACGGGCGCGATGGGTGCCCGCCATGGCATCACGGTGGCACACAGGCCGGCCAGCGCCGTCAGCGGCGCCAGCACGGCAACCAGCCAGCGGCGCTTGCCTGCTCGCTGGCGCGCTGTCTCATCGGACGCGGCGGATGCCGTGGCCAATGCTTCGCGAATCTGGCCGGCACTGAATGGCGGCTCGCGCAGACGAATGCCCGTTGCGTCATGGATCGCATTGGCGACGGCGGCAGCGGCCGGCAGCGTCGCCGCCGCACTGCCGGCCAAAGAGCCAACGACGTCGACCTGTGTCGGCGCTGCCATGGCGACACCGGTTGCGTGCGTGGCCAGCGCAAACGCCGATTCCGCTGTCGCGTCGTCGCCCCAAGCATCGTATGCGCTGCCGCCAGCGGTGAGCTGCCGCGCGGCGACGGTTACGTCGTCCTTGAGCGATGTGGGCCGTGCCGGCGCATCGCTGCGGGTGACTTCGCGCTCGTGGCCGACCGTCACGCGTGTGACGCTGACGTCGCCTGTGCGGCTGTCGACTTCGACGTCCGCCACCCAGGCCGACCACGTGCGGGCGGGGCGTCCATCCTCGACGTCGACGACGCTGGCGTAGGCAAAGCCACGTCCGTGTCGAACCCCTTCGTCCGTCCTTGCGCGGCCGTGCAGCGGTCCGCGCCAACCGGACTGGGCGGCGACGCGTTTGATCAGTTCCGTGCCGGTGCAGTCTTCCAGCGAGCGGAGCCGCAAAGCCAACGGATCGAGATCGGCGCGCACGGCGAGTTCGTCCCAGTGGGATTCGTGGGCGAATACCTGGCCTCGCGCGGCGATGTCCGAAGGCACATCCATGGGCAGGGTGGCCGTGACGTCCAGGTGCTCCACCGCATACGGCGGCACCAGGCTCGGATCGACCGCAACGTCGTCGGCCGCCGGCGATGCCGTTCCGATTTGCGCCAGGGCAATGGGCTGGCTAGCATGCGCTGGCGCGCTTGCGGCGATGCGATAGGCCGACTCCGGGGCCAGCGCGCCGCTGACTACCAGCGTCACGTGCGCCGACGCGCCGGTCAGGTCTGCCGCGTGGCATTCCGCCTGCACTGGCCGGCCTACTACCTGGGTCATCAGCGCCGCATCGGCTGCCGCCTGGGCCGCGCAATAGTTGTCATGGCGCGCCGTCGGGTCGGGATCGCAAACGATCAGGACCCGGCTCTCGGGGACGTCCAGCAACGCCGCCAGCGACGTCCGCAGCGCGGCTGGCTGCGTGCAAGCCAGCCACACATGCAACGTTCCGTGGCGCCATTCGGCTGTTGCCGTGCCGCAGGCGTCGATGCGCGGACTCATCAGCGGCCAGCGGTAGCTCGCGTCGACACGCTGCGCGCTCTGCGCCAGTGCCGTTGCCGCATCGCCACGGGAGGCGATGCGCACCGTCCGGGTGTGCATGGGCTGGGCGGGGGGCGTGTCGGCCCGCCAGACAGGCTGTAAGGCCGCCGCCGCGGCCCTGGCCTGGTGGCGCGTGTCTGCCACGACCGCCAGGAAGTTGCCACGCGCGACAATGTCGACCACGCCGGCGCAGCGGCGCGCCAGATCGGCGTCGAAGCGCTGAAGGCGGGCGGCCCCGCCGGCCGGACGCGCCACGTAGCCATGCAGCACCGCAGCCGGCACCGCCAGTCGAACCGTGTCGTGCGTGCGCGCGTTCATCGGACTGCCTCGAACTCGCGTCGCGCGTCGGCTTCGCGCTGTAACGCTGCGGCGCGCCGCACTGCGCGAAGGATTTCCATGTGTGTGCCACAGCGGCACAGGTTGAACCGCAGCGCCTCGCGGATCTCGGCGTCGCTCGGGTCCGGGTTCACCGCCAGCAGCGCCTTCGTGCTCATGATCATTCCGTTGAGGCAGTAGCCGCACTGGGCCGCTTGCTCGTCGATGAAGCCCTGCTGAACCGAGTCCGGCTGCGCCCGGGTGCCGAGTCCTTCCAGCGTGGTCACGGCCCGCCCCACGGCCGCGCCGGCGGGCACAATGCACGACCGTGCCGCCACGCCATCGATCAGCACCGTGCAAGCCCCACACTGGCCCAGCCCGCATCCATACTTCGGACCGTTACAGGCGAGGTCATTGCGCAGAACATAGAGCAACGGCGTTTGCGGATCGACACAGACATCGTGCGACGTCCGGTTCACGCGCAGCATCAGGGGACGGGATGCGGTCATCGTTGGGCGCCCTGCGGGGGAGTCAAGCGGCTGCCGGAACAGGCCGGGCCGCCGGCTCGCGCAGGGCCACCGAGAACACGTCGTAACCGAAGCACCAGTCGGGGTTCTCGTTGGTGCGCAGCCAGGTGTTATCGTGCGATACCTTCTGCACCTTGCCGGCGCGCTCGGCGCGATTGGCCTCGTACAGCGCGAACGTGTAGGCGTGGTCCTGCAAACCGGCTTCCGCGAAGCAGCGGGTCAACATGGCCGCGTCCTCGATGGCCATGGCGGCCCCCTGGGCCATGTGCGGCTTCATCGGATGGCAGGCATCGCCCAGCAGCACCAGGCGGCCGCGGCTCCACAGCGGCAGCGGATCGCGTTCCAGCAACGGCCATTTGGTCACCTCGACCGTACCCTCGATCAGCGACTGCACCCCCGGGTGCCAGCCGTCGAAGGCGGCGCGCATCTCCTCGACGCTGCTCGGCACCCAACTCCGGCTCATGTCCCAATCGGCCTCGGGCACGCCCGTCACGTAGTAGATCTCATCCAGCTTGCTCGTGTCGAAATAGACCATCATGTGGCGATCATCGGACCACCACTTGGTGCAGCGGTCGTGCGTGAAACCCTTGACGCGCGAAATCGGGAACACAGCGCGGTGCGCCACATAGCCCGTGTATTTGGGGGGCTCGGCGCCCAGCAGATGCTCGCGGAGGCGGGAATTCACGCCGTCCGCGCCGATGACGATGTCAGCCTCTTCCACCGAACCATCGGCAAACGTCAGCTGGACCACATTGCCCAGGTCTTCCACGCGCTCCAGCTTCTTGTTGAATGCCAGCCGGGCCGGGTCCACGGCGTCGGTCATCAGCTTGTGGAAGTCGCCACGGTGCACCGTCAGATAGCTGGCGCCGTAGTGGGACAGCGCATAGTCGCCCAGCGGAATCTGCGCCACGACCTCGCCGGTCTTCCAGTCGCGGCTGTACCAGTAGTCGGGGTGGCAGCCCATCGCGTTCATGGCGTCCTCGATGCCGATGCGGCGCAGGATTTTCATCACATTGGGGCCCACGTGGATGCCGGCACCCAGCCGAGAGAACGCTGGGGCCTGCTCGTACAGCTTCACGTTGAATCCTGCACGCTGGAGCAGGGCGGCCGCAGCCGTCCCGCCAAGGCCCGCACCGATCACAGCAATTCGAGTATTCCCTTGCACGACGTCTCTCCTGAGTTGGTCTGTCACGTTAAATCGAGTGTACACACCACATATTTCCAAGTAAAGCCGACATGTGTTCAAGTAATGGAAAACCCTTAAAAGATAACGAAGCATAAAAATCAATGCCCATGAATGGCGAAATAATGCGCCATAGGCGGGATTCATTCATTCAGAAAGCACTGAATGAGTGCGTTGCAGAGCAACAAATCGCTTGTTGTAAAAATAAGATGTGTACACTAGAATTTTCCGGAAGGCGACGGACCGTGCGCCATGCGTCCCGTGCGGCATGGGCGGGTGGGTAGACAAAGACACAGACGATGGAGTGACAAGTGCAGAAAGTTTTCCGGATCGGACAGATCGTTCCCAGTTCCAACACCACCATGGAGACCGAGATTCCGGCCATGCTGGCCGCGCGCCAACTGGTGCGCCCCGAGCGCTTCACGTTCCACTCGAGCCGCATGCGCATGAAGACGGTCAAGAAGGAAGAGCTGGCGGCCATGGATGCCGAGTCCGACCGCTGCGCGCTGGAACTGAGCGACGCTCGCGTTGACGTGCTGGGTTACGCCTGCCTGGTCGCGATTATGTCGATGGGGCGCGGCTACCACCGCCAGTCCGAGACGCGCCTGAAAGCTCGCACCGAGGAAAATGGCGCCACGGCGCCGGTTGTGACAAGCGCGGGCGCGCTGGTCCATGCGCTCAAGGTGATCGGGGCGAAGCGCATCGCGCTGGTGGCGCCCTATATGAAGCCGTTGACCGAACTGGTGGTCGACTACATCGAGCATGAGGGGTTTGAAGTGGTGGAGTGGCGCGCGCTCGAGATTCCGGACAACCTTGAAGTCGGCCGCCACGATCCGTCGCGGCTGCCCGGCATCGTCGCCACGATGAACACGCGCGATGTGGATGCAGTGGTGCTGTCGGCCTGCGTGCAAATGCCGTCGCTTCCGGTTGTGGAAAAGGTCGAGGCCATGACTGGAAAGCCGGTCATTACGGCGGCCATCGCCACGACCTACGCGCTGCTTAAGGAGCTGGACCTGGAGGCGGTGGTCCCCGGTGGCGGCGCGTTGCTGTCCGGTGCCTATTGAACGGAGGCGCACCATGAGCATGTTCCTGTATGGCGGCAATGTGCACGCCAACGGCATCCGCCAGCATTACCTGCGCTACGGCGGCAGCGGTGACGGCCGCGATGCGCGCGATGCCGTCATCATTGTGCCGGGCATCACGAGCCCGGCCATCACGTGGGGCTTCGTGGGCGCGCAGTTTGGCACCCGCTTCGATACCTACGTCCTCGACGTGCGCGGCAGAGGCCTGTCCTCCGCCGGGCCAGAACTGGACTACAGCCTCGATGCGCAGGCCGCCGACGTGATCGCGTTTGCCCAGGCGCTCGGGCTCAGCCGGTACCAGATCGTCGGGCATTCCATGGGCGGCCGCATCGGCATCCGCGCCGCGCGCTCCCGGCCCGCTGGGCTGACTCGGCTGGTGATGGTGGACCCGCCGGTCTCCGGCCCGGGCCGCCGGCCGTACCCGGCCCAACTGCCGTGGTATGTCGATTCAATCCGCCTGGCCATGCAGGGCATCGATGCCGAAGGCATGCGCCGCTTCTGCCCCACGTGGACTGAGGAGCAGCGCCAGCTACGTGCCGAATGGCTGCATACCTGCGACGAGCGCGCGATGCTGGCCAGTTTCGAGGGCTTTCATACCGACGACATCCACGCGGACCTGCCTCATGTGCAGGTGCCGACGCTGCTGATCACGGCCGCGCGCGGGGACGTGGTGCTGCCGGGGGACGTCGAGGAACTGAAATCGCTGCGGCCGGGGCTGCTGGAAACCCGGGTGCCGGACGCCGGCCACATGATCCCCTGGGATAACGAGCCCGGCTTCTACCAGGCTTTCGGTGACTTCCTCGGCGCGCCGCTCGCCGCTTGAGTCCAACTGCAAGGAGCCCATCATGGCCGTCAGTGACTATGACCTGACCTGCGCGTGGAAGCAGGTCCTTATGCTGTCGAAACTGGAGCCGGGGCAGACCGTCACCGTGCTGACCGGGGCCGATACCCACCCGCAGACGCTGCGCACCGCGCTGGTGGCGGCGGCGTCGATGGGCGCCGTCGTCAACCGGCTTGACTTGCCGCCCGTCAACGGCGAAAAGGCGCTGAGCCGCGACGCGCTGGCCTATCTGGGCACCACGCCGCTCACCGGCAACCCCGCCGCCATCGCAGCGTTGAAGGCCAGTGACCTGGTGCTGGACCTGATGACCCTGCTGTTCTCGCCGGAGCAGCATGACATCCTGTCCACGGGCACCAGAATCCTGCTGGCCGTGGAGCCGCCCGAAGTGCTGGTCCGACTGGTGCCCACGGAAGCCGACCGCGTGCGCGTCAAGGCCGCCACCGCCCGGCTGTCGGGAGCCCGGACCATGCACATCACTTCTGACGCGGGCACAGATCTACGTTGCGACCTGGGCGAGTTCCCGGCCATCAGCGAGTACGGGTTTGTCGACGAGCCCGGCCGCTGGGACCACTGGCCCAGCGGCTTCGTGCTGACCTGGCCAAACGAGGGCGGCACTAACGGACACCTGGTGTTGGATCGCGGCGATATCCTGCTGCCAATGAAGTCCTATGTGCAGGAGCCGATCCACGTGACCGTGCAAAACGGCTACGTGACGAACATCGAGGGCGGGCTGGATGCCGAGCTGCTGGCCGACTATATGGCATCGTTTAACGACCCCGAGTCGTATGCGATGTCGCACGTTGGCTGGGGCCTGCAACCGCGCGCCCGCTGGTCGACGCTGGCCATGTACGACCGCGAAGCCACCATCGGCATGGACGCACGAGCCTACGAAGGCAACTTTCTGTGCTCGTTCGGCCCGAACAACGAAGCAGGCGGCAGCCGCACCACGGCCTGCCATATCGACATTCCGCTGCGCCGCTGCACAGTCAGGCTGGACGGCGAGCCCGTGGTGGCCGCCGGCAAGGTGCTGGACGGCGCAACCCATCCCAGCCAGGAGCCCGCTCATGCATGAAGAAGAACAGACGTACCGCCGCCAGGGTTTTGGCACGGCGATGGAACTAAAGGCCCCCTACGGCCTGCTGATCATCGATTTCGTCAATGGTTTTGCCGATCCGGCCGTGTTCGGCGGTGGCAACATCCCCGAGGCCATCGCCGCCACGCAGCCGCTGCTGGCTACCGCTCGACGGATGGGCTGGCCCGTGGCGCACAGCCGGATCGTGTTTGCCGATGACGACGCTGACCACAACATCTTCACGTTGAAGGTGCCTGGCATGCTGACGCTGAAGGAGGACGGCGCGCCGAGCCAGATCGTGCCGCAGCTTGCGCCGGCGCCCGGCGAGTTGGTGGTGCGCAAGACCGTGCCGTCGGCGTTCTTCGGCACGTCGCTGGCCGCGTGGCTGGCGCAGCGCGGCGTGCAGACGCTGCTGGTGGCTGGTTGCGTGACCAGCGGCTGCGTGCGGGCCAGCGTGGTCGACGCGATGTCGTACGGCTTCCGTCCGCTGGTGCTGTCCGACTGCGTTGGCGACCGCGCCATCGGTCCGCACGACGCGAACCTCTTCGACATGTCGCAGAAGTACGCGATGGTGATGCCGCGCGATGCCGCGCTGTCGGCCATCGGCGCGGCGGAGGCCGTGGCGGCCTAGGCCACCCGGCGGGGTCGGCCGCGCGGCCTGCGCGGCGCCCGCGTGGCTTCCACGGGCAGGATCTCGGCTCGATGGCACACGGCATTGAGTACGGTACGCTGGATGACGTCGCGCCAGTGCGCGACGGCCTCCGCGCGCATGATCGGCTCGCCCAGGAAAGCGCTCAGCGTATGGTGGTTCGAGTTGTAGAAGTAGCCCAGCGACGCGATGATCAGGTACACGTCGCGCGCGGTCAGGCCCGCCTGGAACGTGCCGGCCGCGATGCCGCGCGCCAGGATGCCGTCGAGCACCGACAGCGCATAGCCCGAGATCTCGTTGAGCCGCTCGGACTTCCTGGCATGGCGCGCGCGGCTCAGGTTCTCGCTGTTGAGGATGGCGACGAACTCGGGATGGTCAAGGTAGTATCGCCAGACGAAGTCGATGAGCTGCGTCAGCGCGCGAACCGGGTCATCAGGGTCCAGCACGAGTTGCTGCTCGGCCTCGTTGAGCTGCAGGTAGATGGTCTCCAGCACTTCGATGAACAGTTTCTCCTTGCTGCCGAAGTAATAGTAGATCATCCGGTCGTACGTATTGGCCAGCGACGAGATACTCTCGATGCGCCCGCCGTCGTAGCCGCGCTGCGCAAAGACCTTGATGGCGGCCTTGAGGATCTTGGCGCGGGTGTCTTGAGCCTGGCGGGCGCGGGTACCGGGGCGGGCGGGCGCGGTGTTCGTGTCTTTGGGCATGCGGGCCGTAGTCCGGAAGAATTCCAACAAGGCGCCGGCGGACCTGTACGCCGGCGCGGTTGCCAGTATAGCCGCGCATCATGAGCGTGCGGCATGGAAGGACGAACGATGTCAGAGACACCCCGCGCATTGCGTGAAACGTTGTTCCGAGAGGCCGGCGTGCTGCTGGTAACGCGGCCGGCGGCCGCGGCGCCGCGCCCGTCGTCGGGCCAGCCCGGCGCCGCCTCTGATTTCGTCTCCGACCTGCCTGACATCTTCATCGCGATCCGCGCCTCGGGCCAAATTCTGGCCTTCAACGGCCACGTCGACCTGGGCACCGGGATCCGCACGGCGCTGGCGCAGATCGTGGCCGAAGAACTCGACGTCGAACCGGACACGGTCACCATGGTGCTGGGCCATACCGAAGCCACGCCTAATCAAGGGCCCACCATTGCCAGCGCGTCGATTCAGATTTCGTCGCTGCCGCTGCGCCGGGCGGCCGCACAGGCCCGCGCCTGGCTCGTCAAACGGGCCGACGGAGGCACGGTGGACTTGGCAGCGCTGCTCGGCGGCGAGCACATCGAACTGCCGCTGGCCGACGACGTGCCGACCAAGCCGGCCGACCAGTACCGCGTGGTGGGTCGCAGCGCGCCGCGCGTCGATATCCCGGCCAAGGCCACCGGCGAGCTGACGTTCGTGCACGACGTGCGTTTGCCGGGCATGCTGCACGGTCGCGTCATCCGGCCGCCTTACGCCGGTCGCGACAGCGGCGACTTCGTCGGCACGAGCCTGATCGACGTCGACGAGGCGTCGGTGGCGTCGGTACCGGGGCTGGTGCGGGTCTACGCCGAGGGCGATTTCGTTGGGGTGGTGGCCGAGCGCGAGGAGCAGGCCATCGAGGCCGCGCGGCGGCTCAAGGTGCGATGGAAGCCGGTGCCACCGTTGCCGGATCTGAACGCGCCCGAAACGGCGCTGCGCGCGGCACCGGCACGCCGCCGCGCGTTGCTGCAGACCGGCGAAGCCTCCGCGGCACTGGCCGCCAGCGCGCGTCGGCTGGAAAGGACCTATGTCTGGCCCTACCAGATGCACGGCTCAATCGGGCCGTCGTGCGCGGTGGCAGACTGGCGCGACGGCCGGCTGACGCTCTGGTCGGGGACACAGAATCCGCATGTACTCCGTATCGACATGGCGCGCCTGACGGGTCTGAACGAAGGCGCCATCGAGGTAGTGCGGATGGAGGCCGCCGGCTGCTATGGCCGCAACTGCGCTGACGACGTCTCTGCCGACGCGGTGCTGCTGTCGCGCGCCGTGGGCTGCCCAGTACGCGTGCAGCTCAGCCGCGAACAGGAGCATCTCTGGGAGCCCAAGGGCGCGGCGCAGTTGATGGACGTGCGCGGCGGTGCGGAAGCCGACGGCGCGCTGACCGCCTACGAGTTCCTGACGCGCTATCCGTCGAATGACGCGCCGGTGCTGGCGTTGCTGCTGACCGGGCGGGTGCCGTCATCGCCGCGGATGCTGGAGATGGGCGACCGTACCTCCGTGCCCCCCTACGCTTATCGCGCGATGGACATCGCCTGTGACGACACGCCTGCTATTGCGCGCGCATCCTGGCTGCGCGGCGTGTCCGCGCTACCCAATACCTTCGCGCACGAGTCCTTCATCGATGAACTGGCGCACCAGTGCGGCGCCGATCCGCTGGCGTTCCGCCTGCGGCATCTGCCCGACACCCGCGCCTGCGAACTGCTGGTGGCACTGGCGCAGGCCGCCGGGTGGCACGAGGGCATACGCGGATCACGCGGACAGCCTGGGGCGGACGGCCTGCTGCGCGGGCGCGGCATTGCCTATGCCCGCTATATCCACAGCAAGTTCCCTGGCTTCGGCGCCGCCTGGGCGGCCTGGATCGTTGACGTGGAGGTGGACCCCGCCACCGGCAACGTAGGCGTGACGCGGCTGCATGTGGGGCAGGACACCGGCATGATGGTGAACCCGGACGGCGTGCGCCACCAGATTCATGGCAACGTGGTGCAGAGCCTGAGCCGCGTGCTGCGCGAGCAGGTGCGGTTCGATACCCAGGGCGTAGCCAGCCGCGAGTGGGGCAGCTATCCCATCGCTGGCTTCACCGATCTGCCCGACATCGACGTTCTGCTGATGCCCCGC
This region includes:
- a CDS encoding xanthine dehydrogenase family protein molybdopterin-binding subunit yields the protein MSETPRALRETLFREAGVLLVTRPAAAAPRPSSGQPGAASDFVSDLPDIFIAIRASGQILAFNGHVDLGTGIRTALAQIVAEELDVEPDTVTMVLGHTEATPNQGPTIASASIQISSLPLRRAAAQARAWLVKRADGGTVDLAALLGGEHIELPLADDVPTKPADQYRVVGRSAPRVDIPAKATGELTFVHDVRLPGMLHGRVIRPPYAGRDSGDFVGTSLIDVDEASVASVPGLVRVYAEGDFVGVVAEREEQAIEAARRLKVRWKPVPPLPDLNAPETALRAAPARRRALLQTGEASAALAASARRLERTYVWPYQMHGSIGPSCAVADWRDGRLTLWSGTQNPHVLRIDMARLTGLNEGAIEVVRMEAAGCYGRNCADDVSADAVLLSRAVGCPVRVQLSREQEHLWEPKGAAQLMDVRGGAEADGALTAYEFLTRYPSNDAPVLALLLTGRVPSSPRMLEMGDRTSVPPYAYRAMDIACDDTPAIARASWLRGVSALPNTFAHESFIDELAHQCGADPLAFRLRHLPDTRACELLVALAQAAGWHEGIRGSRGQPGADGLLRGRGIAYARYIHSKFPGFGAAWAAWIVDVEVDPATGNVGVTRLHVGQDTGMMVNPDGVRHQIHGNVVQSLSRVLREQVRFDTQGVASREWGSYPIAGFTDLPDIDVLLMPRQGESPLGAGESASLPGAPAIANALFDATGVRLTRAPFTPEVLRQACSSPFAAV